One genomic window of Methyloterricola oryzae includes the following:
- a CDS encoding L-threonylcarbamoyladenylate synthase has protein sequence MAQFFQIHPLNPQPRLIRRAVEIVKAGGVIVYPTDSSYALGCRMDEKAALDRIRRIRQLSEDHNFTLVCEDLSQIAIFAKIGNEAFRMMKQLTPGPYTFILKATREVPRRLQHPKRKSIGIRLPDNVISKALVAELAEPMFSATLILPGEEDAMTDPEDIRERLEKEVDLIIDAGAVAYAPTTIIGFMEETPEIIRQGAGAVSNLR, from the coding sequence ATGGCCCAGTTCTTCCAGATTCACCCGCTCAACCCGCAGCCCCGGCTGATTCGCCGCGCCGTGGAGATCGTCAAGGCGGGCGGCGTGATCGTCTATCCGACGGATTCCTCCTATGCCCTGGGGTGCCGCATGGACGAGAAGGCAGCCCTCGACCGCATCCGCCGCATCCGGCAACTGAGCGAGGACCACAATTTCACCCTGGTTTGTGAAGATCTTTCGCAGATCGCCATCTTTGCCAAGATCGGCAACGAGGCCTTCCGCATGATGAAGCAACTGACGCCCGGGCCCTATACCTTTATCCTCAAGGCCACACGGGAAGTTCCCAGGCGCCTGCAGCATCCCAAGCGCAAGAGCATCGGCATTCGCTTGCCCGACAACGTAATTTCCAAGGCGCTGGTCGCCGAGTTGGCGGAACCCATGTTCAGTGCGACACTGATTCTGCCAGGGGAGGAGGATGCCATGACCGACCCGGAGGATATCCGCGAGCGCCTGGAGAAGGAGGTCGATTTGATCATCGACGCCGGGGCCGTAGCCTACGCGCCCACCACCATCATCGGCTTCATGGAGGAAACGCCGGAAATCATCCGCCAGGGTGCGGGAGCCGTCAGTAACCTTCGTTAA
- a CDS encoding DEAD/DEAH box helicase yields MSFQQLGLSAELLRAVGEQGYERPTPVQKQAIPAILEGRDMLAGAQTGTGKTAGFTLPLLQLLNETPNAKGQPRFVRALILTPTRELAAQVHESVTTYGKYLPLRASAIFGGVGMGPQVDRLRRGVDILVATPGRLLDHVQQKTLDLSRVEIFVLDEADRMLDMGFIHDVRRIIKLLPPRRQNLLFSATFSEEIRTLSAQILHQPAEVEVARRNAAAETVSQRVFPIEKDRKRELLSYLVGSGNWQQVLVFVRTKHGADRLGRQLERDGIRAAVLHGDKSQGARTRALADFKSGGVAVLVATDIAARGLDIDQLPHVVNFELPNVPEDYVHRIGRTGRAGASGEALSLVCAEEVKQLAAIERLLKREIPRVTMPGFEATFSLKVQAAPKGGHAPRPNLPPTHRPNAPRKRREQAGSGRASGRRA; encoded by the coding sequence ATGTCATTCCAACAGCTCGGCCTGAGTGCCGAACTTCTGCGCGCCGTCGGCGAACAGGGTTACGAACGTCCCACCCCGGTCCAGAAACAGGCCATTCCGGCCATCCTCGAAGGCAGGGACATGCTGGCCGGCGCCCAGACCGGAACCGGCAAGACCGCAGGCTTCACCCTGCCCCTGCTGCAATTGCTGAACGAAACGCCCAATGCCAAGGGCCAGCCACGCTTCGTCAGGGCCCTGATCCTGACCCCCACCCGCGAACTAGCGGCCCAGGTGCACGAGAGCGTGACCACCTATGGCAAATACCTGCCGCTGCGCGCCAGCGCGATCTTCGGCGGCGTCGGCATGGGCCCGCAGGTGGACCGCTTGCGCCGGGGCGTCGATATCCTGGTGGCCACGCCCGGCCGCCTGCTGGACCACGTGCAGCAGAAAACCCTGGATCTGTCCCGGGTGGAGATCTTCGTGCTGGACGAGGCCGACCGCATGCTGGACATGGGCTTCATCCATGACGTGCGCCGCATCATCAAGCTGCTGCCGCCGCGCCGCCAGAACCTCCTGTTCTCCGCCACCTTCTCCGAGGAGATCCGCACGCTCTCCGCCCAGATCCTGCACCAGCCCGCCGAGGTGGAAGTGGCCCGGCGCAATGCGGCGGCGGAAACCGTCAGCCAGCGCGTATTTCCCATCGAAAAGGATCGCAAGCGCGAACTGCTCTCCTATCTGGTGGGCAGCGGCAACTGGCAGCAGGTGCTGGTGTTCGTGCGCACCAAGCACGGCGCCGACCGCCTGGGCCGGCAACTGGAGCGGGACGGCATCCGCGCCGCCGTGCTGCACGGCGACAAGAGCCAGGGCGCGAGGACCCGCGCTCTGGCCGACTTCAAGAGCGGTGGCGTGGCGGTGCTGGTGGCCACGGACATCGCCGCGCGCGGCCTGGACATCGACCAACTGCCCCATGTGGTGAATTTCGAGCTTCCCAACGTGCCCGAGGATTATGTGCACCGCATCGGCCGCACCGGCCGCGCCGGAGCCAGCGGCGAAGCGCTTTCCCTGGTCTGCGCCGAGGAGGTCAAGCAACTCGCCGCCATCGAGCGCCTGCTCAAGCGCGAAATCCCGAGGGTCACCATGCCGGGCTTCGAAGCCACCTTCAGTCTCAAGGTGCAAGCCGCCCCCAAGGGGGGACATGCGCCCCGTCCCAACCTGCCGCCGACACACCGGCCCAACGCGCCCCGCAAGCGCCGGGAGCAAGCCGGGTCGGGCCGCGCGAGCGGACGCCGCGCCTGA